The Bdellovibrionota bacterium genome window below encodes:
- a CDS encoding helix-turn-helix domain-containing protein — translation MDEMGGTDVVIVDRNVDVHVSSLRKKLKDYGDSILTVRGVGYRFRD, via the coding sequence ATCGACGAGATGGGCGGGACGGATGTCGTCATCGTGGACCGAAATGTCGACGTCCATGTTTCGTCTCTTCGCAAAAAATTGAAGGACTATGGCGACTCTATCCTCACCGTACGCGGCGTCGGCTACCGTTTT